From the Microbacterium sp. W4I4 genome, one window contains:
- a CDS encoding heavy-metal-associated domain-containing protein, with product MTTTEFQVTGMTCGHCEMSVREEVEKIAGIEGIDVSAQTGRLIVTAASAVDADAVIAAVDEAGYRAVAA from the coding sequence ATGACCACCACCGAGTTCCAGGTGACCGGGATGACCTGCGGGCACTGCGAGATGTCCGTGCGCGAAGAGGTCGAGAAGATCGCCGGCATCGAGGGCATCGACGTCAGCGCCCAGACCGGAAGGCTGATCGTCACCGCGGCATCCGCCGTCGACGCGGACGCCGTCATCGCTGCGGTCGACGAGGCCGGCTACCGGGCCGTAGCCGCCTGA